A part of Haloarchaeobius sp. HME9146 genomic DNA contains:
- a CDS encoding protein sorting system archaetidylserine decarboxylase, with amino-acid sequence MRFVPQGRRFAAVPFALAPIASVVGTPVAGLVCVLLGAATLHFFRDPPRSPPASGVVSPADGRVSVVREEDDGRLRVGVFMNVTDVHVNRAPVAGTVEAVEHSPGLHRPAFSKDSDRNEKVHIRLDTDDGPTEVTLIAGAFARRIHPWVDGGEHLERGERLGHIAFGSRADVLFPPEVEADDLQVAKGDTVRAGETVLVDR; translated from the coding sequence ATGCGCTTCGTTCCACAGGGCCGTCGGTTCGCTGCCGTGCCGTTCGCGCTCGCTCCCATCGCCAGCGTCGTGGGAACGCCCGTCGCTGGCCTCGTCTGCGTGCTGCTCGGGGCGGCGACGTTACACTTCTTCCGTGACCCGCCGCGTTCTCCACCCGCCTCTGGCGTGGTCTCCCCGGCCGACGGACGCGTCTCGGTCGTCCGCGAGGAAGACGACGGTCGACTCCGTGTCGGCGTGTTCATGAACGTCACCGACGTGCACGTGAACCGGGCACCCGTCGCCGGCACCGTCGAGGCGGTCGAACACTCACCGGGACTGCATCGCCCGGCGTTCTCGAAGGATTCGGACCGGAACGAGAAGGTCCACATCCGCCTGGACACCGACGACGGCCCGACCGAGGTCACCCTCATCGCGGGGGCGTTCGCCCGCCGCATCCACCCCTGGGTCGACGGTGGGGAGCACCTGGAGCGCGGGGAACGCCTCGGGCACATCGCGTTCGGAAGCCGGGCGGACGTGCTGTTCCCGCCCGAGGTGGAAGCTGACGACCTGCAGGTCGCGAAAGGCGACACCGTCCGGGCCGGCGAGACCGTGCTCGTCGACCGGTGA
- a CDS encoding DEAD/DEAH box helicase, translating to MTADAAAFTVLGDAVRGALSERGFKTPTETQARAIPAIAEGRHTLVVAPTGTGKTETAMLPVFDALVREERFGIGALYVTPLRALNRDMRERLDWWGEELDLDIDVRHGDTSDYQRSKQANDPPDVLVTTPETVQAMLTGSKLRVALEDVEHIVIDEVHELAASKRGAQLTIAMERLRELAGDFQRIGLSATVGDPQEVGAFLTGGEDCAIRQVDVGSNLDLRVLNPEVTDEDGTLASELMTDASVASHVRTIRDIVATNESTLIFVNTRQTAEALGSRFKELDLPIGVHHGSLSKTARIEVEDAFKAGDIDALLCTSSMELGIDVGRIDHVVQYQSPRQVARLLQRVGRAGHRRDEVSAGTIVTTRADDTFEAMAITRQAREGEVEPAGIHEGSLDVVANQIPGLAMDFGEISGRKAYDLVTRAYPFRNLSEEDFRNVVRELHGNRVIWLDEGEDQIEKTGGTWQYVYANLSMIPDEETYEVYDMAAGQQVGTLDERFVTTFADPGEVFIQRGEMWRIVEVDDEKSKVKVSPIEDPAGEVPTWIGQEIPVPESVAREVGEMRAVAEPQFQRGAPRTAVAREFCSRYPTDEETAISALEQFERQVEAEAPMPTADRIVVEGRANTFVVNAPYGHKVNATLGRLLSALLGQRTGSTVGLDSDPYRIELEVPSGVSLGEVEEVLKTTDPDHVEPLIELSLKNSDSLKFRLSQVAAKFGALKRWEGSGISGDRLLAALQDTPMYDEAVREVFHEDLAVEATSSVLRAIQDGDIEVALHGDLSPIGTDGHSAGKELLAPENADASVIETVKERIQNDRVILFCLHCQEYERKKKVSRIRDQPECPKCGSTQIAALNPWADEVVKAVRATEKDEEQEKQTQRAYQAASLVQSHGKQAVIALAARGVGPHNAARIINKLREDELDFYRDILSQERQYARTQSFW from the coding sequence ATGACAGCGGACGCAGCCGCGTTCACGGTACTCGGTGACGCGGTCCGGGGGGCGCTCTCCGAGCGGGGATTCAAGACCCCGACCGAGACGCAGGCGCGGGCGATTCCGGCCATCGCCGAGGGCAGACACACCCTCGTGGTCGCACCCACCGGGACGGGGAAGACCGAGACGGCGATGTTGCCCGTGTTCGACGCGCTCGTCCGCGAGGAGCGCTTCGGCATCGGCGCGCTGTACGTGACCCCGCTGCGGGCGCTGAACCGCGACATGCGCGAGCGGCTGGACTGGTGGGGCGAGGAACTCGACCTGGACATCGACGTGCGTCACGGCGACACCAGCGACTACCAGCGCAGCAAGCAGGCGAACGACCCGCCGGACGTGCTGGTGACGACGCCCGAGACGGTACAGGCGATGCTGACGGGCTCGAAGCTCCGGGTGGCGCTGGAGGACGTCGAGCACATCGTCATCGACGAGGTGCACGAACTCGCCGCCTCGAAACGCGGCGCGCAGTTGACCATCGCGATGGAGCGCCTGCGCGAACTCGCGGGGGACTTCCAGCGCATCGGCCTCTCGGCGACGGTGGGTGACCCCCAGGAGGTCGGTGCGTTCCTCACTGGCGGAGAGGACTGTGCCATCCGGCAGGTCGACGTCGGGAGCAACCTCGACCTGCGTGTGCTGAACCCCGAGGTCACGGACGAGGACGGGACGCTCGCCAGCGAGTTGATGACCGACGCGAGCGTGGCGAGTCACGTCCGCACGATACGGGACATCGTCGCGACGAACGAGTCCACACTCATCTTCGTCAACACCCGCCAGACCGCGGAGGCGCTGGGCTCGCGGTTCAAGGAACTCGACCTGCCCATCGGCGTCCACCACGGGTCGCTTTCGAAGACGGCCCGCATCGAGGTCGAGGACGCGTTCAAGGCGGGCGACATCGACGCCCTGCTGTGTACCTCCTCGATGGAACTCGGTATCGACGTGGGCCGCATCGACCACGTCGTCCAGTACCAGAGCCCCCGGCAGGTCGCCCGGTTGCTCCAGCGCGTCGGGAGAGCGGGCCACCGCCGGGACGAGGTCTCGGCCGGGACCATCGTCACGACCCGCGCCGACGACACCTTCGAAGCCATGGCCATCACCCGGCAGGCCAGGGAGGGCGAGGTCGAACCGGCCGGCATCCACGAGGGGAGTCTGGACGTGGTCGCGAACCAGATTCCCGGGCTGGCGATGGACTTCGGCGAGATATCTGGGAGAAAGGCGTACGACCTCGTCACCCGCGCCTACCCATTTAGAAACCTTTCCGAGGAGGATTTTCGAAACGTCGTCCGGGAACTCCACGGGAATCGGGTGATCTGGCTGGACGAGGGCGAGGATCAGATAGAGAAGACCGGCGGCACCTGGCAGTACGTCTACGCGAACCTCTCGATGATTCCCGACGAGGAGACGTACGAGGTGTACGACATGGCCGCGGGCCAGCAGGTCGGCACCCTCGACGAGCGGTTCGTCACCACCTTCGCGGACCCCGGCGAGGTGTTCATCCAGCGCGGCGAGATGTGGCGCATCGTCGAGGTGGACGACGAGAAGTCGAAGGTGAAGGTCTCTCCCATCGAGGACCCCGCGGGTGAGGTGCCGACGTGGATCGGCCAGGAGATTCCGGTCCCCGAGTCCGTGGCCCGCGAGGTCGGCGAGATGCGGGCCGTCGCCGAACCCCAGTTCCAGCGCGGTGCGCCACGGACCGCGGTCGCTCGCGAGTTCTGTTCCCGGTACCCGACCGACGAGGAGACAGCGATTTCCGCGCTGGAACAGTTCGAGCGCCAGGTCGAGGCCGAGGCTCCGATGCCGACCGCGGACCGCATCGTCGTGGAGGGGCGAGCGAACACCTTCGTCGTGAACGCCCCCTACGGCCACAAGGTGAACGCGACGCTCGGGCGCTTGCTCTCCGCGTTACTTGGGCAGCGCACCGGCTCGACCGTCGGACTGGATTCGGACCCGTATCGGATAGAGCTGGAGGTCCCGTCGGGCGTCTCCCTCGGCGAGGTCGAGGAGGTTCTCAAAACGACCGACCCCGACCACGTCGAACCGCTCATCGAGCTCAGCCTGAAGAACTCCGATTCGTTGAAATTCCGGCTCTCACAGGTCGCCGCGAAGTTCGGCGCGCTCAAACGCTGGGAGGGTTCGGGCATCTCCGGCGACCGGCTGCTGGCCGCGCTGCAGGACACGCCGATGTACGACGAGGCGGTTCGCGAGGTGTTCCACGAGGACCTGGCGGTCGAGGCCACCAGTTCGGTCCTTCGGGCGATCCAGGACGGCGACATCGAGGTGGCCCTGCACGGCGACCTGAGCCCCATCGGGACCGACGGGCACTCGGCAGGGAAGGAACTGCTCGCGCCCGAGAACGCGGACGCCAGCGTCATCGAGACGGTCAAAGAGCGCATCCAGAACGACCGCGTCATCCTGTTCTGCCTGCACTGCCAGGAGTACGAACGGAAGAAGAAGGTCAGCCGGATTCGCGACCAGCCCGAGTGCCCGAAGTGCGGCTCGACGCAGATAGCAGCCCTGAACCCGTGGGCCGACGAGGTCGTGAAGGCGGTCCGTGCGACCGAGAAGGACGAGGAACAGGAGAAACAGACCCAGCGCGCCTACCAGGCGGCGAGTCTCGTCCAGAGCCACGGGAAACAGGCCGTCATCGCGCTCGCGGCCCGCGGTGTCGGCCCGCACAACGCGGCCCGCATCATCAACAAGCTCCGTGAGGACGAGCTGGACTTCTACCGGGACATCCTCAGTCAGGAGCGTCAGTACGCCCGGACGCAGAGCTTCTGGTAG
- a CDS encoding metallophosphoesterase, with protein sequence MAAVEPIPNSPAAVVETGEERLLVVADLHAGIEDALRFERGVHVRSHASDRREQVLDLAARTDPDRFVVLGDIMHSIGGPGGAERGEIEVLLEELGLPTTVVKGNHDGDIESWIDSTVTDGSGVRLGDVGFTHGHTWPSAEVLGADVVCMGHEHPCVRLTDEVGGRRIERVWLRGGLAREPFENRDKALVADWQEPGLVVFPAFNDLCGGTWVNTKNDFLAPFLPEGLRNGQAYLLDGTRLGAYQRV encoded by the coding sequence ATGGCCGCGGTCGAACCGATACCGAACAGCCCGGCCGCCGTGGTCGAGACGGGTGAGGAACGGCTCCTCGTCGTCGCTGACCTCCACGCCGGCATCGAAGACGCGCTCCGTTTCGAGCGCGGTGTTCACGTCCGGAGCCACGCGTCCGACCGCCGCGAGCAGGTACTGGACCTCGCGGCCCGGACCGACCCCGACCGGTTCGTCGTCCTGGGCGACATCATGCACTCCATCGGGGGCCCGGGCGGCGCAGAACGGGGCGAGATAGAGGTCTTGCTGGAGGAACTCGGCCTCCCGACGACCGTGGTCAAGGGGAACCACGACGGCGACATCGAGTCGTGGATCGACTCGACCGTCACCGACGGGAGTGGCGTCCGACTCGGCGACGTGGGGTTCACCCACGGGCACACCTGGCCGTCGGCCGAGGTCCTCGGCGCTGACGTGGTCTGCATGGGGCACGAACACCCCTGCGTCCGGTTGACCGACGAGGTCGGTGGCCGACGAATCGAACGGGTGTGGCTTCGCGGTGGGCTCGCCCGGGAGCCGTTCGAGAATCGAGACAAGGCGCTCGTCGCGGACTGGCAGGAGCCAGGGCTCGTCGTGTTCCCGGCGTTCAACGACCTCTGTGGTGGTACGTGGGTCAACACGAAGAACGACTTTCTCGCCCCGTTCCTCCCGGAAGGCCTCCGGAACGGGCAGGCGTACCTGCTCGATGGAACCCGGCTGGGCGCGTATCAGCGCGTCTGA
- a CDS encoding Single-stranded DNA binding protein translates to MSLDDRAEELASDLGVDKEEVKSDLENLVSYSVPMDEAVQSLRRKYGDDSGGGSSAPSEKTIGDVTPEDSSVSVTGRILTVGKRSIQTQGEQQVIFEGELADETGKLSYTAWTDFGLSAGDTIQVGNAGVREWDGRPELNLGESTSLSFLDEALEVPYDIGGEASLRDLKSGDRGVTVEVAVEEVERRTIDGRNGETDILSGVFGDESGRLPFTCWEPDPAIENGGTVRIENAYVREYRGVPEVNVSEFSTVTGLDHDVEVGSAASEMSIAEAVASGGIYDVALVGNIIAVREGSGLIERCPECNRVVQNGQCRAHGNVDGDDDLRVKAILDDGTGTATVVLDRDITEVVYDGTLEDAKDQAREAMDKEVVADSIRDAIVGPEFRVRGHFSVDDYGANLDATEFGRTEDDPADRAKALLQEVEA, encoded by the coding sequence ATGAGTCTCGACGACCGCGCCGAGGAGCTCGCCTCCGACCTCGGTGTTGACAAAGAGGAGGTCAAATCCGACCTTGAGAACCTGGTGTCGTACAGCGTCCCGATGGACGAAGCCGTCCAGAGCCTTCGCCGGAAGTACGGCGACGACTCGGGCGGCGGCAGTTCCGCGCCATCCGAGAAGACCATCGGGGACGTGACGCCCGAGGACAGCAGCGTGAGCGTCACGGGCCGCATCCTGACGGTGGGCAAGCGCTCCATCCAGACGCAGGGCGAACAGCAGGTCATCTTCGAGGGCGAACTCGCCGACGAGACGGGCAAGCTCTCCTACACCGCCTGGACCGACTTCGGCCTCTCGGCCGGGGACACCATCCAGGTCGGCAACGCCGGGGTGCGAGAGTGGGACGGCCGACCCGAGCTCAACCTCGGCGAGAGCACGTCGCTCTCGTTCCTTGATGAGGCACTGGAAGTCCCCTACGACATCGGCGGGGAAGCCAGCCTCCGCGACCTGAAATCGGGCGACCGCGGCGTCACCGTCGAGGTCGCCGTCGAGGAGGTCGAACGCCGGACCATCGACGGCCGGAACGGCGAGACCGACATCCTCAGCGGCGTGTTCGGCGACGAATCCGGTCGCCTCCCATTCACGTGCTGGGAGCCGGACCCCGCCATCGAGAACGGCGGGACGGTCCGCATCGAGAACGCCTACGTCCGCGAGTATCGCGGCGTCCCGGAGGTGAACGTCTCCGAGTTCTCGACCGTGACGGGCCTCGACCACGACGTCGAGGTCGGCTCCGCGGCCAGCGAGATGTCCATCGCCGAGGCGGTCGCCTCCGGCGGCATCTACGACGTCGCGCTGGTTGGGAACATCATCGCCGTCAGGGAGGGCTCCGGCCTCATCGAGCGCTGCCCCGAGTGCAACCGCGTCGTCCAGAACGGCCAGTGTCGCGCCCACGGGAACGTCGACGGCGACGACGACCTGCGCGTGAAGGCGATTCTCGACGACGGGACCGGGACCGCGACGGTGGTCCTCGACCGCGACATCACCGAGGTGGTGTACGACGGGACCCTCGAGGACGCGAAAGACCAGGCCCGCGAGGCCATGGACAAGGAGGTCGTCGCGGACAGTATCCGTGACGCCATCGTCGGCCCCGAGTTCCGGGTCCGCGGACACTTCTCGGTCGACGACTACGGCGCGAACCTCGACGCGACCGAGTTCGGCCGCACGGAGGACGACCCGGCCGACCGTGCGAAGGCCCTCCTTCAGGAGGTGGAAGCATGA
- a CDS encoding 2,5-diamino-6-(ribosylamino)-4(3H)-pyrimidinone 5'-phosphate reductase: MYVHVNAAMSADGKLASRTREQLRISGPQDFERVDHIRAQNDGVMVGVGTVLADDPSLTLDDAERIAKRESTGRSPHPARVVADSSARTPPDARILDDTATTYICVSEAAPDDRVAALEDAGAEVVVAGEDRVDLAAALAALESRGVERLMVEGGGELIYSLFADALVDELTVYVGSMVVGGRDAPTLADGDGFTAGFPELELTGVERVDDGVLLEWQVP; this comes from the coding sequence ATGTACGTCCACGTCAACGCGGCGATGAGCGCCGACGGCAAGCTCGCCTCGCGCACACGGGAGCAGTTACGCATCAGCGGCCCGCAGGACTTCGAGCGCGTCGACCACATTCGGGCGCAGAACGACGGCGTGATGGTCGGTGTCGGAACGGTGCTGGCCGACGACCCATCGTTGACGCTGGACGACGCGGAGCGCATCGCGAAGCGCGAATCGACGGGGCGCAGCCCGCACCCGGCACGAGTCGTGGCGGACTCGAGCGCTCGCACACCACCCGACGCCCGAATCCTCGACGACACCGCGACGACGTACATCTGCGTGAGTGAGGCGGCCCCTGACGACCGAGTCGCCGCCCTGGAGGACGCAGGTGCAGAAGTCGTCGTCGCGGGCGAGGACCGGGTCGACCTCGCGGCTGCCCTCGCAGCACTCGAATCCCGGGGCGTCGAGCGCCTGATGGTCGAAGGCGGCGGCGAACTCATCTACTCCCTCTTCGCAGACGCGCTCGTGGACGAACTGACGGTCTACGTCGGTTCGATGGTCGTCGGTGGGCGCGACGCCCCGACACTGGCAGACGGTGACGGCTTCACGGCCGGTTTTCCCGAACTGGAGTTGACCGGTGTCGAGCGCGTCGACGACGGCGTGTTGCTCGAGTGGCAGGTCCCCTGA
- a CDS encoding nucleotidyltransferase domain-containing protein: protein MPTDPPSLVTALDALEASHGCTVLAVRDVGSRAWGLDSENSDYDVAVLFRQPLVRYATLDEYVPSIETDHGPDLELTGWNVRRFAELLVDSNPSVLEFLHSPLRYREHDALASLEADVAGDFEPIRLYHHYRSLAERQYRKYLERRVLENGEPALVVTDETETHWVGEPVEPGNPSTLPKDEDRYTEGSCDQTVARNLYVIRAVLSARHVRDTHTFPDLHFPSFLDECEASGQVDDSVLDRARDLVARKRAGEGDAVVGQVFTPEEVALPEQIPPEEHAVGGIATARVNRFVEETFGM from the coding sequence ATGCCGACCGACCCGCCCAGTCTCGTGACCGCCCTCGACGCCCTCGAAGCGAGCCACGGCTGTACCGTCCTCGCGGTGCGCGACGTGGGGAGCCGAGCCTGGGGACTCGACAGCGAGAACAGCGACTACGACGTGGCGGTCCTCTTCCGGCAGCCACTCGTGAGATACGCGACGCTCGACGAGTACGTCCCGAGCATCGAGACCGACCACGGCCCCGACCTCGAGCTGACCGGCTGGAACGTCAGGCGGTTCGCCGAGTTGCTCGTCGATTCGAACCCGTCGGTCCTCGAATTCCTGCACTCGCCCCTGCGATACCGCGAGCACGACGCGCTTGCCAGTCTGGAAGCCGACGTGGCCGGCGACTTCGAGCCGATCCGGCTCTACCACCACTACCGGTCGCTCGCCGAGCGCCAGTACCGCAAGTACCTCGAACGCCGGGTGCTGGAGAACGGCGAGCCAGCGCTTGTCGTCACCGACGAGACCGAGACGCATTGGGTCGGTGAGCCGGTCGAGCCCGGGAACCCGTCGACACTGCCCAAGGACGAGGACCGCTACACCGAAGGGTCGTGTGACCAGACGGTCGCGCGGAACCTGTACGTCATCCGGGCGGTCCTCTCCGCCCGGCACGTCCGTGACACCCACACGTTCCCGGACCTGCACTTCCCGTCGTTCCTCGACGAGTGCGAGGCGTCCGGACAGGTCGACGACTCGGTGCTCGACCGGGCGCGCGACCTCGTGGCGCGAAAGCGGGCTGGCGAGGGCGACGCAGTGGTCGGGCAGGTGTTCACACCCGAGGAGGTCGCTCTCCCGGAACAGATTCCGCCGGAAGAACACGCCGTGGGTGGGATAGCCACGGCTCGCGTCAATCGGTTCGTCGAAGAAACGTTCGGGATGTGA
- a CDS encoding ATP-binding protein, translating into MAALDPEGRFVFANGTYGGMYGYDDPVALLDEHWTDCLPTVEHGVVREGIEAVGRTGRWFGRTRVQSGDDTGRGDGDTDEPTGRRLTIVRATSGETILVVRSGRGPLAYEDQLAALSEATRDLFAVEDPRVIAKTTVNVAQNVFDQSFVAVWHQEGDSGPLRPLAGSDAVRVLTGHESLTLPEIQDGTFEMAVFERNERVLVEEFESTPDRAHPDLPLSVVLLVPLGDQGLLMAGIPHAGQFGDPTVELLTILGRNAGAAFEQAAQRRELRERNERLDEFTSIVSHDLRSPLSVIMANADLAQETGDLSFLDDVTAAATRMDRLIDELLTLSRQGRDIGSAEPVSLGTVAHLAWSSIAAPDATVSVTGTCTVEADPERLQTVLENLFRNAIDHGRDDVTITVGVEGDCFFVADDGPGIPPDRRDTVFERGYTTDGDGTGFGLAIVERIAEAHGWRIDVTESDSGGARFEFHGACDDETD; encoded by the coding sequence GTGGCGGCGCTCGACCCGGAGGGCCGGTTCGTCTTCGCCAACGGGACCTACGGCGGGATGTACGGCTACGACGACCCGGTCGCGTTGCTCGACGAGCACTGGACCGACTGCCTCCCGACCGTCGAGCACGGAGTCGTCCGAGAGGGAATCGAAGCGGTCGGCCGGACGGGGCGCTGGTTCGGGCGGACGCGCGTGCAGTCGGGAGACGACACTGGCAGGGGCGACGGCGACACCGACGAGCCGACCGGGAGACGACTGACCATCGTGCGCGCGACGAGCGGGGAGACCATCCTCGTCGTTCGCAGTGGCAGGGGCCCACTCGCCTACGAGGACCAACTCGCCGCGCTATCCGAGGCGACGCGCGACCTGTTCGCGGTCGAGGACCCCCGCGTCATCGCCAAGACGACGGTGAACGTGGCACAGAACGTCTTCGACCAGTCGTTCGTGGCGGTCTGGCACCAGGAGGGTGACAGCGGGCCGTTGCGACCGCTCGCCGGGAGCGACGCCGTGCGGGTCCTCACCGGCCACGAATCGCTGACGCTTCCGGAGATACAGGACGGAACGTTCGAGATGGCCGTCTTCGAGCGCAACGAGCGCGTCCTCGTCGAGGAGTTCGAGTCGACACCGGACCGGGCCCATCCGGACCTGCCGCTCTCGGTGGTCTTGCTGGTGCCACTCGGTGACCAGGGCTTGCTCATGGCGGGGATACCCCACGCTGGCCAGTTCGGCGACCCGACCGTCGAGTTACTCACCATCCTCGGGCGGAACGCCGGTGCCGCCTTCGAACAGGCGGCACAGCGCCGGGAGCTCCGGGAGCGGAACGAACGCCTCGACGAGTTCACCAGCATCGTGAGCCACGACCTGCGGAGCCCGCTGTCGGTCATCATGGCGAACGCCGACCTGGCACAGGAGACCGGTGACCTGTCGTTCCTCGACGACGTCACGGCGGCCGCGACCCGGATGGACCGGCTCATCGACGAATTGCTGACGCTCTCCAGGCAGGGGCGGGACATCGGCTCGGCCGAACCGGTGTCGCTCGGGACCGTTGCCCACCTCGCGTGGAGCTCTATCGCTGCCCCCGACGCGACCGTCTCCGTCACCGGAACCTGCACGGTGGAGGCGGACCCCGAACGCCTGCAGACCGTCCTCGAGAACCTGTTCCGGAACGCCATCGACCACGGTCGCGACGACGTGACCATCACGGTCGGGGTCGAGGGTGACTGCTTCTTCGTGGCCGACGACGGTCCCGGGATACCGCCGGACCGGCGAGACACCGTCTTCGAGCGCGGATACACGACCGACGGCGACGGGACAGGGTTCGGCCTCGCCATCGTCGAACGGATCGCCGAGGCCCACGGCTGGCGCATCGACGTCACCGAGAGCGACTCGGGTGGGGCACGGTTCGAGTTCCACGGTGCCTGCGACGACGAGACCGACTGA
- the trxB gene encoding thioredoxin-disulfide reductase — translation MTDSPHVEIYTKENCPYCDKAKDLFDEKGVEYVTYNVTGDDELFEEMVERADGRKTAPEVFIDDELIGGWDDTSALNETGELDEKLGLARPDGGDVTEHRKMIIAGTGIAGLTAAIYAARSNNEPLVIEGDEPGGQLTLTTDVENYPGFPEGISGPELINNMKEQAKKFGADTKNGIITDVDASSRPFRVELKDGSVYTADSFIAASGASARTLDIPGQDELMGYGLSTCATCDGAFFRDEDMLVVGGGDAAMEEASFLTKFANKVYIAHRRDEFRAEDVWIDRVMDKVDAGEIEVLWNTEVTELHGSQEEGVDHVTLVEHPEGHPTAKLDDPETEESELDVGAVFYAIGHTPNTEYLEGTGVEMDEDGYLKTKGGFGGGQTETHVEGIFGAGDVVDYHYQQAVTAAGMGCKAALDADEYLESQAAAAAKGAESAAEADD, via the coding sequence ATGACAGACTCGCCGCACGTGGAGATATACACGAAGGAGAACTGCCCGTACTGCGACAAGGCGAAGGACCTCTTCGACGAGAAAGGCGTCGAGTACGTCACGTACAACGTGACGGGAGACGACGAGCTGTTCGAGGAGATGGTCGAGCGCGCAGACGGGCGAAAGACCGCCCCCGAGGTGTTCATCGACGACGAGCTCATCGGTGGCTGGGACGACACCAGCGCCCTCAACGAGACCGGCGAGCTCGACGAGAAGCTCGGGCTGGCCCGTCCCGACGGCGGCGACGTGACCGAGCACCGCAAGATGATCATCGCGGGAACCGGCATCGCCGGCCTGACGGCAGCCATCTACGCGGCTCGCTCGAACAACGAGCCCCTCGTCATCGAGGGCGACGAGCCCGGTGGCCAGCTCACCCTGACGACGGACGTGGAGAACTACCCCGGCTTCCCCGAGGGCATCTCCGGGCCGGAGCTCATCAACAACATGAAAGAGCAGGCCAAGAAGTTCGGTGCCGACACGAAGAACGGCATCATCACGGACGTCGACGCCTCCTCGCGCCCGTTCCGCGTCGAGCTCAAGGACGGCTCCGTCTACACCGCGGACTCGTTCATCGCGGCCTCCGGCGCGTCCGCCCGCACACTCGACATCCCCGGACAGGACGAGCTGATGGGCTACGGGCTCTCCACGTGTGCGACCTGTGACGGCGCGTTCTTCCGCGACGAGGACATGCTCGTCGTCGGTGGCGGTGACGCCGCCATGGAGGAGGCCTCCTTCCTCACCAAGTTCGCGAACAAGGTGTACATCGCCCACCGTCGCGACGAGTTCCGTGCCGAGGACGTCTGGATCGACCGTGTGATGGACAAGGTCGACGCCGGCGAGATCGAGGTCCTCTGGAACACCGAGGTCACCGAACTCCACGGCTCCCAGGAGGAGGGCGTCGACCACGTGACGCTGGTCGAGCACCCCGAAGGCCACCCGACGGCCAAGCTCGACGACCCCGAGACCGAGGAGTCCGAACTGGACGTCGGTGCCGTGTTCTACGCCATCGGCCACACGCCGAACACCGAGTACCTCGAAGGCACGGGCGTCGAGATGGACGAGGATGGCTACCTGAAGACGAAGGGCGGCTTCGGTGGCGGCCAGACCGAGACCCACGTCGAGGGAATCTTCGGCGCTGGCGACGTCGTCGACTACCACTACCAGCAGGCGGTCACCGCAGCCGGCATGGGTTGTAAGGCCGCACTCGACGCCGACGAGTACCTCGAAAGCCAGGCGGCGGCCGCCGCGAAGGGTGCCGAATCCGCCGCGGAAGCCGACGACTAG